A stretch of the Panicum virgatum strain AP13 chromosome 9N, P.virgatum_v5, whole genome shotgun sequence genome encodes the following:
- the LOC120688788 gene encoding uncharacterized protein LOC120688788, whose protein sequence is MEETRKLKQQRAKEAIKNKRAKAQLAKDNQALRDEHEKKLILLRQHADEEIQRLKSSVVDAEAGPSAAGALEFPEDPIDEINSQTPPVRLSQEEMEQSSQDFNQFQRMIYKHIGQRLKKRPKKYISPFKLPGCRTNVPLTKALALRNKIAADPALKEKVLIDFSIFCSFDGNDLPTSFVDDKDGDSSVLDFIVHCLRYDDIVHKEDSVGYKVFLTTGFFAMSVQSIYMDDGVTETDDFKTLWQCLELEIEHYEDILKAKLVFMPACSEKHYFVYCINLIHNCIDIMDSIDYVWGNTSPKTRHRPVYNKIPIISVAFQRVTNNKFPCFERWSMLMIDLHKQAGPCDCMFFLWKYMEYWDGEHLNIDINPFKGMIYRVELMHYSIFHPLNQANLPDELDVYRLGGRKID, encoded by the exons ATGGAGGAAACCAGGAAGCTGAAACAACAAAGGGCAAAAGAGGCTATAAAGAACAAGAGGGCGAAGGCCCAGCTAGCAAAAGATAACCAAGCTTTACGCGATGAACACGAGAAAAAGTTGATCTTGTTGCGCCAGCACGCTGATGAAGAAATTCAAAGGTTGAAGAGCAGTGTAGTTGATGCAGAGGCAGGCCCCAGTGCCGCAGGTGCTCTAGAGTTCCCAGAGGATCCAATTGACGAAATTAACTCCCAGACCCCACCTGTTCGGCTGTCTCAAGAGGAAATGGAACAAAGTTCACAGGATTTCAACCAGTTCCAGAGGATGATCTACAAGCACATTGGCCAGAGGTTGAAGAAGAGGCCAAAGAAGTACATATCACCCTTCAAACTGCCAGGGTGTCGCACGAATGTTCCATTGACTAAGGCACTTGCATTGCGGAACAAGATTGCTGCTGATCCAGCGTTGAAAGA GAAAGTTTTGATTGACTTCAGCATTTTTTGCTCTTTTGATGGGAATGATCTACCGACCAGTTTTGTTGATGACAAAGATGGAGACTCTTCCGTACTTGACTTTATTGTGCATTGCCTTCGCTACGATGACATTGTCCACAAGGAAGACTCGGTGGGATACAAGGTGTTTTTGACAACCGGGTTCTTT GCAATGTCTGTTCAGAGCATCTACATGGACGATGGAGTAACCGAGACCGACGATTTCAAGACGTTGTGGCAGTGCCTGGAATTAGAAATTGAGCATTATGAGGACATATTGAAGGCAAAGCTG GTATTCATGCCTGCATGCTCAGAGAAACACTACTTTGTGTACTGCATCAATCTCATACACAATTGTATTGATATTATGGACTCAATTGACTACGTTTGGGGCAACACCTCTCCTAAAACTCGCCACCGTCCGGTCTACAACAAGATACCAATCATAAGTGTTGCATTCCAGAGGGTCACCAATAACAAATTCCCTTGTTTTGAGCGCTGGAGCATGCTGATGATTGATCTGCACAAGCAAGCTGGCCCCTGCGATTGCATGTTCTTCCTTTGGAAATACATGGAATATTGGGATGGCGAGCATCTCAACATTGACATCAATCCG TTCAAGGGGATGATATACAGGGTTGAGCTGATGCACTATAGCATTTTCCACCCCCTGAACCAAGCCAACCTGCCCGATGAACTGGATGTCTACAGGCTTGGCGGGAGGAAGATTGACTAG
- the LOC120692852 gene encoding uncharacterized protein LOC120692852: MHDVDNTCDMFYSSLLIAPDALESSDGTQVPDGDGLSDTRIHKDGNDEKRDHAEKRDDTEEEALQNKGADSSAPQHAPNPQSSVLGATSEVTQHGPLFHICSNSQRTCLHFCDLQCCNLCVYRRKQMRMRMSHPITRRQMNAPPRTHPKPRDLQVAALQTLQETFTLVQ, translated from the exons ATGCATGATGTGGATAATACATGTGACATGTTTTACAGCTCACTGCTTATCGCCCCGGATGCCCTG GAATCCAGTGATGGAACACAAGTGCCAGATGGAGATGGTCTCAGCGACACACGCATCCACAAAGATGGCAACGACGAGAAGAGGGACCATGCT GAGAAAAGAGATGACACTGAAGAGGAGGCACTCCAGAACAAGGGTGCAGACTCAAGTGCCCCACAGCATGCACCCAACCCCCAGAGTTCTGTACTTGGGGCCACATCTGAAGTAACACAACATGGGCCCCTTTTTCACATTTGTAGCAATTCGCAGCGGACGTGTTTGCATTTTTGTGACTTACAGTGTTGCAATCTGTGTGTCTACAGGAGAAAACAAATGAGAATGAGGATGAGTCATCCCATAACAAGACGACAGATGAACGCGCCCCCCAGGACGCATCCAAAGCCCAGAGATCTGCAAGTGGCGGCACTTCAGAC TCTGCAGGAAACATTCACACTGGTCCAATAG